The Actinopolyspora erythraea genome has a segment encoding these proteins:
- a CDS encoding activator-dependent family glycosyltransferase, which yields MRVVFSSMASKSHLFGLVPLAWAFRAAGHEVRVVASPALTDDITAAGLTAVPVGTDVDLVDFMTHAGHDIIDYVRGLDFSERDPATLTWDYMLGMQTVLTPTFYALMSPDSLVEGMVSFCRKWQPDLVIWEPLTFAAPIAAAVTGTPHARLLWGPDITTRARQNFLGLLSEQPEEHRDDPLAEWLTWTLEKLGGPAFDEELVVGQWTIDPAPAAIRLDTGLKTVGMRYVDYNGPSVVPEWLHDEPERRRVCFTLGISSRENGIGQVSTEELLDAVDDVDAEIIATFDAQQLEGVTRVPDNVHPVGFVPMHALLPTCAATVHHGGPGSWHTAAIHGVPQLILPDGWDTGVRARRTQDFGAGIALPVPELTPDKLRESVKRVLDDPVHRAGAARMREDMLAEPAPAEVVGICEKLAAGRR from the coding sequence ATGCGCGTCGTCTTCTCCTCCATGGCCAGCAAGAGCCATCTCTTCGGCCTCGTCCCCCTCGCCTGGGCGTTCCGCGCGGCGGGGCACGAGGTCCGCGTCGTCGCCTCCCCGGCACTGACCGACGACATCACCGCGGCCGGGCTCACCGCCGTTCCGGTCGGCACCGACGTCGACCTCGTGGACTTCATGACCCACGCCGGTCACGACATCATCGACTACGTTCGCGGCCTGGACTTCAGCGAGCGGGACCCGGCCACACTGACCTGGGATTACATGCTGGGCATGCAGACGGTGCTGACCCCGACCTTCTACGCCCTGATGAGCCCGGACTCCCTGGTCGAGGGCATGGTCTCGTTCTGCCGCAAGTGGCAGCCCGATCTGGTCATCTGGGAACCACTGACCTTCGCCGCGCCGATCGCGGCGGCGGTGACCGGCACACCGCACGCACGACTGCTGTGGGGACCAGACATCACCACACGGGCGCGGCAGAACTTCCTCGGCCTGCTGTCCGAACAGCCGGAGGAGCACCGGGATGACCCGCTCGCCGAGTGGCTCACCTGGACGCTGGAGAAGCTGGGCGGTCCGGCCTTCGACGAGGAGCTCGTCGTCGGGCAGTGGACGATCGATCCAGCTCCGGCCGCGATCCGGCTCGACACCGGTCTGAAGACAGTCGGGATGCGCTACGTGGACTACAACGGGCCGTCGGTGGTGCCAGAATGGCTGCACGACGAGCCCGAGCGGCGTCGGGTGTGCTTCACGCTTGGTATCTCCAGCCGCGAGAACGGCATCGGGCAGGTCTCCACCGAGGAGCTGTTGGACGCCGTCGACGACGTCGACGCCGAGATCATCGCGACTTTCGACGCGCAGCAGCTCGAAGGCGTCACGCGTGTCCCGGACAACGTCCACCCGGTCGGCTTCGTCCCGATGCACGCGTTGTTGCCGACCTGCGCGGCGACGGTGCATCACGGTGGCCCGGGAAGCTGGCACACCGCGGCGATCCACGGTGTGCCGCAGCTGATCCTGCCCGACGGTTGGGACACCGGCGTACGCGCGCGACGCACCCAGGATTTCGGGGCGGGGATCGCTCTCCCCGTTCCCGAACTGACCCCCGATAAGCTCCGGGAGTCGGTGAAGCGGGTCCTCGACGACCCCGTCCACCGCGCCGGCGCCGCGCGGATGCGCGAGGACATGCTCGCCGAGCCGGCACCGGCCGAGGTCGTCGGCATCTGCGAGAAGCTGGCCGCAGGAAGGAGATAA
- a CDS encoding cytochrome P450 family protein codes for MTTTDRAALGRQLQMIRGLYWGYGSNGDPYPVLLCGHDDPQRWYHRMRGSGVRRSRTETWVVADYATARQVLDNPALTRDTGRTPEWMRAAGAPPAEWAQPFRDMHASSWEGEVPDVGALEERLVGLLPGAGARLDLVRDFAWRVPERGMGAVLGAVDTEALRDAAWATRVGLDAQLSPQRLAVTETAVAALPTEPALRALFAGAEMTANILVNTILAISAEPGLAERIADDPAAARRTVAEVLRLHPALHLERRTATAELRLGEHVIGEGDEVVVIVAAANRDPDAFAEPDRLDVDRADADRALSAHRGHPGRLDELVTALATAALRAVAPSLPGLEPSGPIVRRHRSPVLRGINRCPVEL; via the coding sequence ATGACCACGACCGATCGCGCCGCGCTGGGCAGACAGCTCCAGATGATCCGCGGGCTGTACTGGGGCTACGGCAGCAACGGCGATCCGTACCCGGTGCTGCTGTGCGGACACGACGATCCGCAGCGCTGGTACCACCGCATGCGCGGCTCCGGGGTGCGGCGCAGCCGCACCGAGACTTGGGTGGTGGCCGATTACGCCACCGCACGGCAGGTGCTCGACAACCCCGCCCTGACCCGCGACACCGGACGTACACCGGAATGGATGCGTGCTGCGGGGGCGCCACCCGCCGAATGGGCCCAGCCGTTCCGGGACATGCACGCCTCGTCCTGGGAAGGCGAGGTCCCCGATGTCGGAGCGCTGGAGGAGAGGCTCGTCGGCCTGCTACCGGGCGCGGGTGCGCGGCTGGACCTGGTTCGCGACTTCGCATGGCGGGTACCGGAACGGGGAATGGGCGCTGTGCTTGGTGCGGTCGACACCGAGGCGCTGCGTGATGCCGCCTGGGCCACTCGTGTTGGTCTGGACGCCCAGCTGAGCCCGCAGCGACTCGCCGTGACCGAGACGGCGGTCGCGGCGCTGCCCACCGAACCCGCGCTGCGCGCCCTGTTCGCCGGGGCCGAGATGACAGCCAACATCCTGGTCAACACGATCCTGGCGATCTCCGCCGAACCGGGGCTGGCCGAAAGGATCGCCGACGATCCCGCGGCCGCGCGGCGCACCGTCGCCGAGGTGCTGCGCCTGCACCCGGCGCTGCACCTGGAAAGGCGCACGGCCACCGCCGAGCTGCGGCTCGGCGAGCACGTGATCGGTGAAGGTGACGAGGTCGTGGTCATCGTCGCGGCGGCCAACCGCGATCCGGACGCGTTCGCCGAGCCGGACCGCCTCGACGTGGACCGCGCCGACGCCGACCGAGCACTGTCGGCCCATCGCGGTCACCCCGGCAGGCTCGATGAGCTGGTTACCGCGCTCGCCACCGCCGCCCTTCGGGCCGTCGCCCCGTCACTTCCCGGGCTCGAGCCCAGCGGTCCGATCGTCCGACGTCACCGATCACCCGTCCTGCGGGGAATCAACCGCTGTCCCGTCGAGCTCTGA